TGGGCCCCAAAGGCCGCAACGTGATCATCGAGAAGATCACCGGATCTCCGGTCGTCACCAACGACGGCGTCACCATCGCCCGCGAGATCCACCTGAAGAACCAGTTCGAGAACATGGGTGCGCAGCTGGTCAAGGAAGCCGCGATCAAGACCAACGACGTGGTCGGCGATGGCACGACCACCGCGACCGTCATCGCACAGGCCATCATCCGCGAAGGCATGCGGGCGATCGGCGACGGCGCCAATCCGGTGCTGGTCAAGCGCGGCATCGACCGCGCCGTCGGTCAACTGGTGGCACATCTGGAAAAGGTGGCGCATCCGATCAGTGCCGAGCAGGATTACGCGCGGGTCGCGGCGATTTCCGCCAACGATGACGACGCCGTCGGCGCGGTCATCGCCAAGGCGCTCTACACCGTCGGCGAGGACGGCGTCGTCACCGTCGAGGAAACGCCGCGGATCGGGATGAGCGTCGACTTCGTCGAGGGGTTCGAGTTCGACAACGGATACCTGTCGCCGTATCTGGTGACCGATCCGGGCCGGCTGGAGGCGGTGGTCGACCACCCGTACATCCTGATGTGTGCGGAGAAAGTCACCAAGGTCCAGGAGCTGATGCCGATCCTGGACAAGATCATGCGCGCGCCGCGGCCGCTCGTGCTGATCGCCGAAAACGTGGAAGGCACCGCGCTGTCGATGCTGGTGCACAACCACGTCAACGGAAACTTCCAGGCCGTCGCCATCCGTGCGCCGGGTTTCGGCGACCGGCGGCTGCACAAGCTCGAAGACCTGGCCGCGGTGGTCGGCGGCTCCGTACTGTCGCGGCATTCCGGTTTCAGCATGGAAACGATGACGTTGGAGCACCTCGGCCATGCGCGACAGGTGCGGGTCAACGAAAACTCGACCACCATCATCGGTGGCGCCGGTTCCAGCGACGACGTGGACTTTCGAGTCAACCAGCTGCGCGCCGAGCTCGCGCGCGCGCAGTTCGGCGTCGACGAGGACGTCCTCACCGAGCGGATCGGCGCGTTGACTGGAAAAGTCGCGGTCATCCGCGTTGGCGCGGCAACTCCGGCCGAGCTGAAAGAACTGCAGCACCGCGTCGAGGATGCATTGTCGGCGACCCGCGCGGCGATGGCCGAAGGCATTGTCGCTGGCGGTGGCGCGGCGCTGCTGCACTCCGAGAAAGTGTTGGCGGATCACGGATTGACCGGCGACTACGCCATCGGCGCGGACATCGTACGACGTGCGCTGAGCGCGCCGGCTTTCCTCATCGCCAGCAACGCTGGCTATCCGGCCGCCGATATTTTGGCGCGTACGCGCGAACTCGGCGAGGACGAAGGTTTCGACGCGCTCAACGAGCGCTACGGCAACCTGGTGGAGCTGGGGATCATCGACCCGCTGCTGGTCTGCCGGTCGGCGCTGCAGAACGGCGCCTCGGTCGCCGGCCTGCTGCTCACCACCGACTCGCTGGTCGCCGAGGAACAGACGCCGTGGGGCGGAAGTCCGGCGCTGATGACCGAGTTCGGGCCGCTGGACGAGGGCCTGCACCAGCCGTCACCGGATGCCAGCACGCCGCAGTCGCTCGGTCTCGGTCCGTCCGTCGGTTAATTCTCGCACCCCGGTCTGGGAGGTTTTGCGATGCTGGAGCGAGATCCCGCGATCGCGGCGCCGACCTCCCGGACCGGTGCGCATCGGCGGACGACGCCTGGCGCCGGCGTTGTCGTTGGTCCGGCTTTCGTGGCGGCGGTCGCGTACATCGATCCCGGCAACTTCGCCACGAACATCACCGCCGGCGCGCAGTATGGCTATGCGCTGCTGTGGGTCATCCTGGTCGCCAACGTCATGGCGATGCTGATCCAGTATCTGTCCGCGAAACTCGGCGTCATCACCGGCCGCGACCTGGCCGAGATGTGCCGCGAGCGCCTGCCGCGGCCGGTGTCGTACGTCCTGTGGGTCCAGGCCGAGTTGGTCGCGATGGCAACGGATCTGGCCGAGTTCGTCGGCGCCGCGATCGGCCTGAACCTGCTTTTCGGCGTACCGATGCCGGTTTCCGGCCTGATCACCGCGGTCGTCGCTTTCGGCATCCTGGCGCTGGAACAGCGCGGTTATCGCAAGTTCGAGCTGGCGATCGCCGGCATGTTCGGCATCGTCTTCCTCGGTTTCGCGTACGACCTGGTCGCGGTCGGCGCCGACCCGGCCGGCGTCGCCGGTGGCCTGGTGCCGAGTTTCGGTGGCACGCAAGGCGTCCTGCTCGCCGTCGGCATCATCGGCGCGACCGTCATGCCACACGCGATCTATCTGCATTCGTCACTCACGAAGATCCGCGGCCGCGGCCAAGGCGAGGAACAACGGCGGTCGTTGCTGCGCAAACTGCGTCTCGACGTGATCGTCGCGCTCGGCACCGCCGGCCTGGTCAACGCGTCGATGCTGATCGTCGCGGCCTCGCTGCTGCATGGCCGTGGTCTCGGCGACGCGGATCCGATCCTGCTCACGCATGCCGACCTCGGCCACTACGTCGGCGGCGCCGCAGCCCTCGTATTCGCAGTCGCCTTGCTGTCGTCGGGACTGTCGTCATCCAGCGTCGGCACGTACGCCGGGCAGGTCGTCATGCGCGGCTTCATCCAACGCAACATGCCGCTGTTTTTCCGCCGCAGCCTCACGATGCTGCCAGCGCTGGTCGTGCTGGCGCTGGGCCTGCCGCCGACCGACAGCCTGGTGATCTCGCAGGTCGTGCTGTCCTTCGGCATCCCGTTCGCGTTGATTCCACTGGTGTTGCTGACCAGAAGCCGCGAGGTGATGGGGCCGTTCACCAACCGGCGGATCACGACGGTTTTGGCGAGCTGCTGTGCTGCGGTGATCATCGCGCTGAACGCATACCTGCTGATCGGCACGTTCGCGGGAAGCTGACATCAGTTCACAGCGACCTCCATCGACAATTGCGTGCTGCTCTGCGAGGCTCACCATCGCGGGATTCACTATGGTGACCGGCAAGTCCGCATGGTCGACGGCATCCCGGAGTTCATTCCACCGCCGTATGTGGATGTCGAGCAAAAGCCGCGACGAAATACCTACCACCTGTTCAAGCTTTGAACACCGTGACACCGCGTACGTAGACGGCCTTGATGCGATGCAGAGCCGACAGGTCATCGAGCGGATTGCCTTCCACCGCAAGGATGTCCGCGTCGAAACCCGGCGCGATCCGACCTTTCCTATCAGCCAGGCCACACGCGGCCGCGCCGTCGACCGTAGCGATCCGCAGTGCCTCACACGGTGTCATGCCGAGCGTGGTCAGCTGGCCAACGCCCCAGCGCAGCACGTCAGGTGGTTTCACCGGACCGATGCCGGCGTCCGTGCCGGCCAGCACCTTCGCGCCGCCCTCGTACATCCGGCGCATGTTCCGCGAAAACAGTGGCATCCGGCTCGCGATAGCCGGTGGCGGCGACACGCCGGGAATCGGCCGGATGCCGGCGGTCAGGCCGATGAACGCCTCGCGCGACACGATTTCCTTCAGGACATCGTCCGGTACGGGGTCGACGCTGTCGGCGGTCATGAAACTGGCATGTTCGAGGCCGTCGACGCCGGCGGCGAGCGCGTCCCGGATCGCCTGCTCGCCGTGCGCGTGCGCGGTCACCGGCAGGCCGTGCCGATGTGCTTCATCGACAGCGGTTCGCAGCTCCTGCAGGCCAAACTGCGACGCCGTCGGCTCGCTGCCGGCGGTGAGGTTTCCGCCGCTCGCCATGATTTTGATGACGTCGACACCGCGCGACACGTGCTCGCGTACGGCGGCACGTACGTCGGTCGTCTCACCGCCGAGAAAATGGCAGTGCCCGCCGGGTGACGTGATCGGCGGCCCGGCGGCGACGATCGTCGGCAGCGACGAGTCGTACGGTGCCGCGTCGCGCAGGCCGAGGCTGAGAAAGCCGCGGTCGCCGAGATCGCGTACGGTCGTGACGCCACCGCGGACGGCAGCACGCGCCGCGGCCGCCATCGCCGCGAAAACCGCCG
The nucleotide sequence above comes from Fodinicola acaciae. Encoded proteins:
- the groL gene encoding chaperonin GroEL (60 kDa chaperone family; promotes refolding of misfolded polypeptides especially under stressful conditions; forms two stacked rings of heptamers to form a barrel-shaped 14mer; ends can be capped by GroES; misfolded proteins enter the barrel where they are refolded when GroES binds), encoding MAKELRFGADARKMLQSGVDKLADAVKSTLGPKGRNVIIEKITGSPVVTNDGVTIAREIHLKNQFENMGAQLVKEAAIKTNDVVGDGTTTATVIAQAIIREGMRAIGDGANPVLVKRGIDRAVGQLVAHLEKVAHPISAEQDYARVAAISANDDDAVGAVIAKALYTVGEDGVVTVEETPRIGMSVDFVEGFEFDNGYLSPYLVTDPGRLEAVVDHPYILMCAEKVTKVQELMPILDKIMRAPRPLVLIAENVEGTALSMLVHNHVNGNFQAVAIRAPGFGDRRLHKLEDLAAVVGGSVLSRHSGFSMETMTLEHLGHARQVRVNENSTTIIGGAGSSDDVDFRVNQLRAELARAQFGVDEDVLTERIGALTGKVAVIRVGAATPAELKELQHRVEDALSATRAAMAEGIVAGGGAALLHSEKVLADHGLTGDYAIGADIVRRALSAPAFLIASNAGYPAADILARTRELGEDEGFDALNERYGNLVELGIIDPLLVCRSALQNGASVAGLLLTTDSLVAEEQTPWGGSPALMTEFGPLDEGLHQPSPDASTPQSLGLGPSVG
- a CDS encoding Nramp family divalent metal transporter, whose protein sequence is MLERDPAIAAPTSRTGAHRRTTPGAGVVVGPAFVAAVAYIDPGNFATNITAGAQYGYALLWVILVANVMAMLIQYLSAKLGVITGRDLAEMCRERLPRPVSYVLWVQAELVAMATDLAEFVGAAIGLNLLFGVPMPVSGLITAVVAFGILALEQRGYRKFELAIAGMFGIVFLGFAYDLVAVGADPAGVAGGLVPSFGGTQGVLLAVGIIGATVMPHAIYLHSSLTKIRGRGQGEEQRRSLLRKLRLDVIVALGTAGLVNASMLIVAASLLHGRGLGDADPILLTHADLGHYVGGAAALVFAVALLSSGLSSSSVGTYAGQVVMRGFIQRNMPLFFRRSLTMLPALVVLALGLPPTDSLVISQVVLSFGIPFALIPLVLLTRSREVMGPFTNRRITTVLASCCAAVIIALNAYLLIGTFAGS
- a CDS encoding metal-dependent hydrolase family protein encodes the protein MTVTVLRAAAMFDGTRLIADPRVVIQDGKIVALGEMPDAAEVVELPRLTLVPGLVDSHVHLAFDASDDPVGRLAERDDAAVFAAMAAAARAAVRGGVTTVRDLGDRGFLSLGLRDAAPYDSSLPTIVAAGPPITSPGGHCHFLGGETTDVRAAVREHVSRGVDVIKIMASGGNLTAGSEPTASQFGLQELRTAVDEAHRHGLPVTAHAHGEQAIRDALAAGVDGLEHASFMTADSVDPVPDDVLKEIVSREAFIGLTAGIRPIPGVSPPPAIASRMPLFSRNMRRMYEGGAKVLAGTDAGIGPVKPPDVLRWGVGQLTTLGMTPCEALRIATVDGAAACGLADRKGRIAPGFDADILAVEGNPLDDLSALHRIKAVYVRGVTVFKA